In one window of Pseudomonas chlororaphis subsp. chlororaphis DNA:
- the folK gene encoding 2-amino-4-hydroxy-6-hydroxymethyldihydropteridine diphosphokinase: protein MSLTQVFLGLGSNIERETHLLAGLDALAGFLQDMRCSAVFESQPVGIKSGPFFNLVVSAFTDLPLMELDRRLKFIEADNGRYAPDRKGLPLDIDVLLYGDLVGNFDGLILPRAEILKNAFVLWPLSLMAPERVHPLAGQDFATLWREAQIDQVLAPVAFEWRGRQLTPPELG, encoded by the coding sequence ATGTCGCTAACTCAGGTATTTCTTGGGCTCGGCAGCAATATCGAGCGCGAAACCCATCTGCTGGCCGGGCTCGATGCCCTGGCGGGCTTCCTGCAGGACATGCGCTGCTCGGCAGTGTTCGAAAGCCAGCCGGTCGGGATCAAGAGCGGGCCTTTCTTCAATCTGGTGGTTTCGGCCTTTACCGATCTGCCGCTGATGGAACTGGACCGCCGGTTGAAGTTCATCGAAGCGGATAACGGTCGTTATGCCCCAGACCGCAAGGGCCTGCCGCTGGATATCGATGTGCTGCTGTACGGCGACCTGGTGGGCAATTTCGACGGCTTGATCCTGCCGCGCGCCGAGATTCTGAAGAATGCCTTTGTGCTCTGGCCCTTGTCGCTGATGGCACCAGAAAGGGTTCATCCGCTGGCCGGACAGGACTTCGCCACCCTCTGGCGCGAAGCCCAAATCGACCAGGTGCTGGCGCCCGTGGCCTTTGAGTGGCGGGGCAGGCAGCTGACGCCGCCGGAGTTGGGATAG
- the folB gene encoding dihydroneopterin aldolase, with protein sequence MDRVFIEGLEVDTVIGAYDWERGIRQCLRLDLSFAWDNRPAAAGDDLTLALDYASVSSRIQAFAEQAQFQLVETFAERLAEVLMSEFHIPWLHLKLTKPGAVAAAKGVGVEIERGCR encoded by the coding sequence TTGGACAGAGTGTTTATCGAGGGTCTGGAAGTCGACACGGTGATCGGTGCCTACGACTGGGAGCGAGGCATCCGACAGTGCCTGCGCCTTGACCTGAGCTTCGCCTGGGATAACCGCCCGGCCGCGGCTGGTGACGACCTGACCCTGGCGCTCGACTACGCCAGCGTGTCTTCGCGGATCCAGGCATTTGCTGAACAGGCGCAATTCCAGCTGGTGGAAACCTTTGCCGAGCGTCTGGCTGAAGTCCTGATGAGTGAGTTTCATATTCCCTGGTTGCACCTCAAGCTGACCAAACCCGGTGCTGTTGCGGCCGCCAAAGGTGTGGGCGTGGAGATCGAGCGCGGATGTCGCTAA
- the plsY gene encoding glycerol-3-phosphate 1-O-acyltransferase PlsY: MFWLLAIFAYLLGSLSFAILLSRLTGKPDPRMSGSGNAGATNMLRLAGKKLAVLTLLGDLLKGLLPVLIASLAGLSLQQQAWVGLYAVLGHLFPVYFRFRGGKGVATAAGMLLGLYPPAALLAIAAWLLTFYLTRTSSLAALIATPLTLPLLAWQAPAALLPMSVLTLLIVWRHRGNLRDLFAGRERHF, from the coding sequence ATGTTTTGGTTACTGGCGATCTTCGCCTACCTGCTCGGCTCGCTGTCCTTCGCCATCTTGCTCAGCCGCCTGACCGGTAAACCCGATCCGCGAATGAGTGGCTCGGGCAATGCCGGCGCCACCAATATGTTGCGCCTGGCCGGCAAGAAACTTGCGGTACTGACCTTGCTCGGCGATCTGCTCAAAGGGCTGTTGCCCGTGCTGATCGCCAGTCTCGCAGGCCTTTCGCTCCAACAACAGGCCTGGGTCGGGCTCTACGCCGTACTGGGCCATCTGTTTCCGGTGTACTTTCGCTTTCGCGGCGGCAAGGGTGTCGCCACCGCCGCCGGGATGCTGCTGGGGCTATATCCGCCAGCGGCGCTCCTGGCCATTGCCGCCTGGCTCCTGACCTTCTACCTGACCCGCACCAGCTCGCTGGCGGCCTTGATTGCCACGCCCCTGACCCTGCCATTGCTGGCCTGGCAGGCGCCGGCGGCGCTACTGCCGATGAGCGTCCTCACACTGCTCATCGTCTGGCGCCACCGCGGCAATCTACGCGACCTGTTTGCTGGGCGCGAACGGCATTTCTGA
- the tsaD gene encoding tRNA (adenosine(37)-N6)-threonylcarbamoyltransferase complex transferase subunit TsaD — MLVLGLETSCDETGVALYDSERGLLADALFSQIDLHRAYGGVVPELASRDHVKRMLPLIRQVLAEADCVPTEIDAIAYTAGPGLVGALLVGASCAQALAFAWGIPALGVHHMEGHLLAPMLEEQPPEFPFVALLVSGGHTQLVRVDGIGQYELMGETLDDAAGEAFDKTAKMIGLNYPGGPEIARLAAQGVAGRFVFPRPMTDRPGLDFSFSGLKTFALNTWQQCVSAGDDGEQTRCDISLAFQQAVVETLTIKCKRALKQAGLKRLVIAGGVSANKALRASLEKMLGEMKGNVFYARPEFCTDNGAMIAFAGCQRLQAGQQESLAISVQARWPMEQLSPL; from the coding sequence ATGCTAGTACTGGGATTAGAAACTTCCTGCGACGAAACCGGCGTCGCGCTTTACGACAGCGAGCGGGGCCTGCTGGCCGATGCGCTGTTCAGTCAGATCGACCTGCATCGGGCCTATGGTGGCGTGGTGCCGGAGCTGGCCTCTCGCGACCATGTCAAGCGCATGCTGCCGCTGATTCGCCAAGTTCTGGCCGAGGCGGACTGTGTGCCGACCGAAATCGACGCCATTGCCTATACCGCTGGCCCGGGCCTGGTCGGAGCCCTTCTGGTGGGCGCTTCCTGTGCCCAGGCGCTGGCCTTCGCCTGGGGTATCCCGGCGCTGGGTGTGCACCACATGGAAGGGCACTTGCTGGCCCCTATGCTGGAAGAACAACCGCCGGAATTTCCGTTCGTCGCTTTGTTGGTTTCCGGTGGTCATACGCAGCTGGTACGGGTCGATGGCATCGGCCAATACGAACTGATGGGTGAAACCCTGGATGATGCTGCCGGTGAAGCCTTCGACAAGACGGCGAAGATGATCGGCCTGAATTATCCGGGCGGTCCGGAAATTGCTCGCCTGGCCGCCCAAGGCGTGGCCGGGCGCTTTGTTTTCCCGCGGCCGATGACCGATCGTCCAGGGCTGGATTTCAGTTTCAGTGGCTTGAAAACCTTCGCCCTGAATACCTGGCAGCAATGTGTCAGCGCTGGGGACGACGGCGAACAAACCCGTTGCGACATCTCGCTCGCCTTCCAGCAGGCGGTGGTGGAAACTCTGACCATCAAATGCAAGCGAGCCTTGAAGCAGGCCGGACTCAAGCGTCTGGTAATTGCAGGTGGCGTGAGCGCCAACAAGGCTCTGCGCGCGTCGCTGGAAAAAATGCTCGGCGAGATGAAGGGGAATGTGTTTTACGCCCGTCCTGAGTTCTGTACCGATAACGGCGCGATGATCGCGTTTGCCGGTTGCCAGCGTTTGCAGGCCGGTCAGCAGGAGAGCCTGGCGATCAGTGTGCAGGCGCGTTGGCCAATGGAGCAGTTGTCGCCGTTGTGA